GGCGGCCTACCTGAACCAGTGGCTCGCCGAGGTCGGCGGCCGTCGCAACTGGCTCTAGGTTCGGCCCCGTCAGCCTTGACGGTCGCCGCAGCCGAGCGGTGACGCAAGGCTGATCGTTCGTCAGTTGTTTGCCCGCTTCTGGTCTTGGAGAGATCAGAAGCGGGCATCTTTTGTTGCGCAGGAAATTGCGTTGTCCGACCCGGCCGGCCCGGCCATCGTTGATCCAGGCCCGAAGACCCCTTCCGGGGCTGGGGCCGGCACACGGGAGGTGGGCAACATGCGGGACACGCTGGTACTGAACGCGAGCTTCGAGCCGCTGTCGACGGTCACACTCAACCGTGCGGTGGTGCTTGTCCTGCAGGACAAGGCCGTCGTCGAGCAGGCCCATCCCGAGCTGAGGGTGCGAGGTGCCGCCGTCGATCTCCCGGTGCCGCGGGTGATCAGGCTCTGCCGGTACGTACGGGTGCCGTTCCGAAGACAGGCTCCGTGGTCGAGGAGGGGGGTGCTGGTCCGGGACCAGCACCGGTGCGCGTACTGCGGGCGGCGGGCGACGACGGTCGACCACGTGGTGCCGCGGGCGCAGGGTGGTGGGGACAGCTGGCTGAATACGGTCGCATCCTGTGCCGAGGACAACCACCGCAAGGCCGACCGGACGCCGGAGCAGGCGGGGATGCCGCTGCTGCACCAGCCGTTCGAGCCGACTCCGGCGGACGCGATGCTGCTCGCGATGCGGGCGAGCGAGCGGTCGGCGCTGCCGGAGTGGCTGGCCAACTCGGCTGCGTAGGTGTGCGATCCGCCTGACCCGTCCGATTCGTCAGATCCGTCCGATTCTTCTTCGTGCGGAAGGGCCCGTCTCCCCCGGTGGGAGACGGGCCCTTCCGTTGCGCGGGTGGACCGGGGGCTAGCCGAGGGTCAGCTGGAGGATCGCCACGATGCCGACCGCGATGATCACCCCGCGCAGGACCGTGGGGGGCAGCTTGCGGCCGACCTTGGCGCCGAGCTGGCCGCCGAGGGTGGAGCCGACGGCGATGAGCAGGACGGCCGTCCAGTCGAAGTCGGCGACGAAGAGGAAGAAGACGGCGGCGATTCCGTTGACGAGGGCGCCGAGGATGTTCTTGACGGCGTTGATGCGCTGCAGGTCGTCGTGGAGCAGCAGGCCCATGAGGGAGAGGTAGAGGACTCCCTGGGCGGCGCCGAAGTATCCGCCGTACATGCTGGCGAGGAAGAGGCCGGCGAGGAGGACGGGGCCGCCGTCGGGGTGGGCCTCGGTGCCGGTCTGTTCGCGGCGGCGCTTGACGGCGGCGGCGATGCGGGGCTGGAGCAGGACGAGGACGAGCGCGAGGCCGATGAGGACGGGGACGATCGCGTCGAAGGCCTCGGACGGCAGGGCCAGGAGCAGGATGGCGCCGATGAGGCCGCCGAGGAGGGCGGCGGTGCCGAGGCGCAGGACTCGGGTCTTCTGGCCGGCGAGTTCGCGGCGGTAGCCGATGGCCCCGCTGATGGAGCCGGGGACGAGGCCGAGGGCGTTGGAGACGTTCGCGGTGATCGGGGGGAGTCCGGTCGCGAGGAGGACCGGGAAGGTGATCAGGGTTCCCGATCCGACGATGGTGTTGATGGTGCCGGCGCCGATGCCGGCGGCGAAGACTGCCAGTGCTTCCCAGATGGACAACGCCATCTCCTTACATGGTCAGTGAGTCGCCTCCCCGCCCTGACGGCGTCGGGGTCGAGGGGCTCGCACCGATCATGCACGAGGATTACGTGTACGTGTCAGTCAACCGACGGTTCGTCTCGTCGTGCGGACGGTACGTCCTTGACGTTGAAGCCGGGGGTGCCGCCGCCGACGTTGCCGAAGGCGCCGGAGAGGCCCTTGAGGGCGTCGCCGATCTCGCTGGGCACGATCCAGAGCTTGTTGGCGTCGCCCTCGGCGATCTTCGGGAGCATCTGGAGGTACTGGTACGAGAGGAGCTTCT
This is a stretch of genomic DNA from Streptomyces sp. R44. It encodes these proteins:
- a CDS encoding HNH endonuclease encodes the protein MRDTLVLNASFEPLSTVTLNRAVVLVLQDKAVVEQAHPELRVRGAAVDLPVPRVIRLCRYVRVPFRRQAPWSRRGVLVRDQHRCAYCGRRATTVDHVVPRAQGGGDSWLNTVASCAEDNHRKADRTPEQAGMPLLHQPFEPTPADAMLLAMRASERSALPEWLANSAA
- a CDS encoding sulfite exporter TauE/SafE family protein; amino-acid sequence: MALSIWEALAVFAAGIGAGTINTIVGSGTLITFPVLLATGLPPITANVSNALGLVPGSISGAIGYRRELAGQKTRVLRLGTAALLGGLIGAILLLALPSEAFDAIVPVLIGLALVLVLLQPRIAAAVKRRREQTGTEAHPDGGPVLLAGLFLASMYGGYFGAAQGVLYLSLMGLLLHDDLQRINAVKNILGALVNGIAAVFFLFVADFDWTAVLLIAVGSTLGGQLGAKVGRKLPPTVLRGVIIAVGIVAILQLTLG